In Castanea sativa cultivar Marrone di Chiusa Pesio chromosome 6, ASM4071231v1, a single window of DNA contains:
- the LOC142639552 gene encoding uncharacterized protein LOC142639552 translates to MIVGGTMIAGSSKKARKTYLRTVQNVQMTSPALEGSRIDNPSIEFSEGDARRLHHPHDDALVVTIRAGDYNIHRVLVDSGSSADILYYPAFQQMGFGKERLVPTNAPLVGFGGARVLPLGVVTLAVTIGDYPQQVTRNVTFLIRRNVQVYVDDMLVKSQREEAHLKNLKETFDTLRSYNIKLNPSKCAFGVTAGNFLGVATLSRFVSKATDRCLPFFRTLKKSFEWTVECQQAFEDLKVYLSSPPLLSPSQPGEELFLYLAISLAAVSAALIREDDKVQRPVYYASKALHGVEERYPPMEKLAFALVTAAHKLKPYFQAHTIVILTDKPLRRAMGSPAAAGRMALWSIELSEFNIQYRPRIAIKGQAVADFIAEFTSTEGEEEKNPQWSIFTDGSSNKKAGGVGAVLKSPEGDELKCMIRLDFPTTNNESEYEALIASLDLAQVVGAANVVVHCDSQVVTSQVNGEYECKGERMKKYWEQTKKRIDGLQAKIVQIPRGENKHAEHLSKAASAEPMITIDKKIGSKDNWTTPLISNLKDGTLPKGKEAARKLKVQLARFVLIKDVLYKRGFSRPYLRCVGPEETSYVMKEVREGICGNHSGSRSLVHKLIRAEYYWPTM, encoded by the exons atgattgtaggaggcaccaTGATCGCCGGGtcttccaagaaagcccgaaagacatacCTCAGAACGGTTCAGAATGTCCAGATGACAAGTCCCGCACTTGAAGGGTCACGAATTGACAATCCTTCAATTGAATTTTCAGAAGGAGACGCCCGGCGCCTTCATCATCCCCATGACGACgctttggtcgtcaccatacgAGCAGGAGACTATAACATACACCGAGTTCTCGTAGACAGCGGtagttcagcagacatcctttactatcccgcTTTCCAACAGATGGGATTTGGAAAGGAACGACTAGTTCCGACTAACGCCCCgctcgttggctttggaggaGCGAGGGTACTTCCACTTGGCGTTGTCACTTTGGCGGTAACcattggagactacccacagcagGTCACCCGGAATGTAACATTCCtg ATTAGAAGAAACGTCCAAGTatatgtcgacgacatgctggtCAAGAGTCAAAGGGAAGAAGCTCATCTGAAGAATCTTAAGGAAACatttgatactcttcgctcctacaacataAAGCTCAATCCAAGCAaatgtgcctttggagtgacggcGGGAAATTTCTTAgg GGTCGCCACGCTTAGTAGATTCGTGTCGAAAGCAACAGATAGATGTCTACCTTTTttccgaacattgaaaaaatcctttgaatggacgGTCGAAtgtcaacaagcgttcgaagaTTTGAAGGTCTACCTTTCTTCGCCGCCCTTACTAAGCCCCTCACAACCAGGAGAAGAACTGTTCCTCTATCTGGCCATTTCCCTAGCAGCTGTCAGTGCGGCCTTAATCAGAGAAGACGACAAGGTCCAACGACCCGTGTACTACGCGAGCAAGGCATTGCATGGTGTagaagagagatatccccccatggaaaaacttgccttcgctttggttacaGCGGCCCATAAACTCAAGCCATATTTCCAAGCCCATACGATAGTCATCCTAACTGACAAACCTTTGCGACGAGCAATGGGCAGCCCTGCGGCTGCCGGACGAATGGCATTGTGGTCGATAGAATTAAGCGAATTTAacatacaatatcgcccccgcattgccatcaagggacaagcaGTTGCCGACTTCATAGCGGAGTTCACCAGCACGGAAGGCGAAGAGGAAAAAAATCCCCAATGGAGCATTTTCACTGACGGGTCgtccaacaagaaggctggaGGGGTAGGGGCCGTACTTAAATCTCCGGAAGGCGACGAGCTCAAATGTATGATTCGCCTCGattttcctacaactaacaatgaaTCTGAGTACGAAGCCCTGATAGCAAGTTTAGACCTTGCCCAAGTTGTAGGGGCCGCGAACGTAGTTGTTCACTGCGACTCCCAGGTCGTCACAAGCCAGGTAAACGGCGAGTACGAGTGCAAaggtgaaagaatgaagaagtactgggagcaaacaaaaaagagaatagATGGGCTGCAagccaaaatagtccaaattccaagaggagaaaacaAACATGCTGAACATCTTTCCAAAGCCGCATCTGCGGAGCCTATGATCACCATtgacaag AAAATTGGTTCCAAAGACAATTGGACCACCCCCTTGATCTCCAACTTAAAAGATGGCACGCTACCTAAGGGGAAAGAGGCcgcaaggaagttgaaggtccAGTTAGCacggtttgtcttgataaaggacgtccTTTACAAGAGGGGCTTTTCTCGACCATACTTAAGATGTGTAGGCCCCGAAGAAACAAGCTATGTTATGAAAGAAGTACGcgaggggatatgcggcaaccacTCTGGATCACGGTCATTGGTGCATAAGTTGATTCGGGCCGAGtactactggccgacaatgtAA